In Nitrospira sp., one genomic interval encodes:
- a CDS encoding ATP-dependent Clp protease adaptor ClpS, which translates to MSTLTPAITPEALDTTDTGTGDDLEARVIVFNCDCHTYQQVISLFCKVIPGMTSSRAFELAWRIDHEGQATVYSGARKTAEEIGTKLAAGGLRVGVQ; encoded by the coding sequence ATGAGCACCCTCACCCCAGCCATCACCCCGGAAGCCCTCGACACGACGGACACCGGCACGGGCGATGACCTTGAGGCCCGGGTCATCGTGTTCAACTGTGACTGCCATACCTACCAACAGGTCATCAGCCTGTTCTGCAAAGTCATTCCCGGCATGACCTCCTCGCGGGCGTTCGAATTGGCCTGGCGTATCGACCACGAGGGACAGGCGACGGTCTATTCAGGAGCAAGAAAAACGGCGGAGGAGATCGGAACCAAACTCGCCGCGGGTGGGCTTCGAGTCGGGGTTCAGTGA